The following nucleotide sequence is from Juglans microcarpa x Juglans regia isolate MS1-56 chromosome 6D, Jm3101_v1.0, whole genome shotgun sequence.
TGGTTACTGACAAATTGTGCAGTTCATACAAGCAACGTTGTTGTGAGTATCATCCAGTCTTCTAACTCAGTTTTTAAGACCCATATACTAACAACAATGGGGACAATGCTGTTGTTAATAGTAATACACTGATCACACATCCCGCAGGATCTCTCAGGTATTCGAGTGACACCTTCGTATAAGCAGTAAACTAGTACAGCATAAAGTGGGATTTGCTCAGCTCAACACAACCAAGCCTTAATCACAATTAAGACCACTACAGAGTGCTTTCTGCCATCCATCTCTGTTTACAAACACGATACTTAAACAACCCTGCAGCGTCGCAACTCAAACATGCCAATAAAAGTGCCTGATTTCGTCTAATgcatatagaaaaagaaaagacatgaaaaaaaaaaagaagccccAAAGCTATTGGTCTGACTCTGCATTGTACCTCATCATAGAGAAAAGCAGAGCATTtgcttgttaaaaatataataaaatataatcgGGATTTCATACAATAATCACCAATTGTATTTTTATCTACGATTGATCAGAAGAATTTGAGGAAACGTTCAGATCCCGGCTGTTCAAATATAGATAACTAAAATTGTTGTTGAAAGCTGAAGTTATACGCAGGTGTGATAATCCAGTGTAGTCACCCTGCATCTTCGCCGAGCATAGCTCAGCAATGCACTTGAAAATCTTGTGCTTCTGGGTCGAAGGTTGATCTGCATATTCCTCCAATGGCATCCACTAAGAAGATTAaagccaaaaaaattatattactcggtaatgccattcattaggaaaaTAAATGGCTTGTGCCAAAATAGTCTCGCTACAGGGGTTGCAAGTATATGCTCTCATCATAGATAGTCTTTAAGCTGATAAATAAAGTACATAGTTGATCCAAAGTTGTACCCATCTAGAGCTCTCTTTTGCTTAAGAAGTGGGAGCTCTCCCTCATTTCAATTCAAGCTCAAGTGCTTCTTATGTTAATTTTCTTCCAGCTAATAGTTCTACCTTGTCAAAGACACAAGGCCACTACCTATTTTTTCTATCTGCTAATGAAGCTAGATTGTTGCAGGAGAAGTTTGTTATGTAGCAcgttagaataaaatattttattgccTGCTTACACCTCTGGAACGAGCTTTGAGAATATTACCTGGGCTGCTGCAATCTCTAGTTCTTGCTTCTCGATGTCAAAGGATAGAGGGCGCATCATGCAAATGAAAAATAGATCTGACTTCTGAAAGAACACCTTGTGTGACTGCCTGTAAGATAAAAGTGGTGAAAGTAAACATGAATCTATTCTATTAATTTCAACGAGATTTGTAAATTACTTCGGATAGGCCACACAGGAACTTTACAAATCCCAGAGTTTTTAGGTTCATAATGGTAGGAGACTTCTTTGATAAGTATCATGGTAAGAGAAACATCAAGAGACAAAGTAAGATGGAACTGAATGGTGGAGGAAAATAAATCCATCTATGGTCAGCACTTCTTTTTTAGCAATGTATTGAATGAGAATGCATTTTGTTAATTAGCTTCTAGaaatgatttttcattaataattcCATGAAGATCACAAAATCCAATATATGATGGTGGTACGATATCAACTTTCAGAACTGATATATGCCTAAAGATCACTGTATCTAACCCATTCTCCAGGTTCTCCCAAATGCTGGAAAGAAAAACTGATTAGGTATATAGTTCCCCATGTTAGTATTTATAGATGTGCCAGACAAGATACCCCTGCGGGACTCTAAATTTATCCATCAAATCACCGCTTTGAAAATGTACGTCCGAAAGTAAAAGGTAAGGCAAAAAGGTGTTACAGAGTGATAGGATGTGTAGTAGTACAGTTCCTAATCACTGTCTATGTGACAAATACATGGTACAACAACTTTATATGTACTAATGAAATATACATGTTTAGTTCAAAGGTAGATTAGACAGTATAAAGTTTATACCTGAATGCAAGTATCTCCTGAAATTCCGTGTCGATCTGAAGCAGTGTAAACCAGTTGCCTTCCATAAGTTTTTATCATACCAGCGCATAAATTAGAAGGTCAGAGCAATATTTCTTGATATACATCCAACACTTACCCCTGTTTCTTCTTTTACTTCTCTTTTAGCCGCCATGAAAAGATTCTCACCCTGTAGATTGAAGAGCTCCTTTACCAAGTGATAGCAAAATGCATTTAgttatcaaataataaaaaagcagCTCGGTTAAGGTCTATACCTCCTCAACAACCCTGGTAGGGATTTTCCACACCCCTGTATCTTGGAATATACCACTCTTTTCCTGAACTACAAGAAGCTagcagagagagggagattCCAGTTCAGCAATATGGGGGTTGGGGGGAgggttgatttttctttttacaagtaaaaacaccaaaaatatgaaaaaatagatagacCAACTTATGAATGAGAACTGACTTTAAGGAGGAGCCTGCTTTGTTGAATTGAACCGATAAACAAGAGACGGGAAAAAAAGGGAACTGACAACGAAGTATCCAAGtctgtaaaatattatttcagtAAAAAGAGAGCAAGCTACCTTAAACTGTTGTATACGGAGTAAAGATCTAGTTTTATTGCTACACACCATTATAAAACCGCATTGTAGATATATTCATGTCAATAATTGCCATTAGACAAAGGTAACCACGCACATGCTTTATGCTTATTTGTTCTAGGAAACGCAAGAACTCATTATCACAAAGAACTAAAAGTTTCTTTGTGAATGTTAGAACAAGTGTTCTAACTTCAATCTCAACGActgaaaaatgtttaaatgCATGAGGTTTTCTATGATGTAATGTAATTTTATCCACATTGATCGGGAGATATATTAGTAACTACAGAGGAAGTACCTACCTCTCTTTTATCATTCAAAACAATAGCACCAATACCTACACGGTGTGAAGCATTTAGAGGAATAGTACTGCTAGTATCAGGAATCCAGTAAACCAGCATCAGGTAATCTGGCTCGGCATGGTGGTAACAAAATCCCTCCTGTCACCATTATAAGAGATGCACGGAAGAGAAATCAATACTCAAGAGATCAGATGCCTCGATCAACAATGCATGACGTAGAAATTGGTCTTCGAATTTGAAGTATACGCTTGATGAACTACCTAGGTAATAAAAAGGAAACAGACAGAATTAAGCTAGGAAGTTTTACCAGGACTCAGGACTAACTGCCCCAAGACCATGACTCAATCATGTTGATGCTTCTGCGCCCTAATTGACCCCCACTTTTTGTGACTACTTGTCCCCACTAAGTTGTTTGGAGGCAGGAAATGATTACCTTCACTGCAGGTTCCACCAGATTTGCAAGACCAATGGGCAGTTTAATCCAGACACCCTTCTTGCCCTGTGAAGCATATCTAAAAATTAaccaaacttaacaatgaaaGATTTATTTATCTTCATAAACAACAGATAAGGATATGTTTGACAATTTAATACACTATTATCATTACGGGGGTGGGggagaaagaatgaagaaaaaaaaagaaagtgaaagcgACGctattgtgaaaattataaactaagATAAGGCCCAATTACTGCACCACTTCATCCAATtagatttggaaaaataaataaaaaatcaaaatctactTCAAACCATTAGATAAAGTTTTGATAAAGCATTGGACATAGTAATACAAATGAGATCTATAAAGTCAACAACTTCACCTCCAACACTTCTCCTTAAAGATTAAAAGTATTTACCTGTAATTCATCATAAAACTAAAGAAGTAAATTAAAGTTCAAACAAGCTATTGGAAAAAAACTTCAGAGCGTTAGACCATTTATCATGTAATGTAACAAGCCCATCCATTTGTAAAGCATGTTCGAATAACAAATTACAACCTGTCGCCTCCACTCAGAGACCGAAGCTCTAAGCAAAGTTGCAAAGACCTCGGAGCCCATAGCCCCCTCCATCTCCACAATGACTCCTCCATGGTCATCATTGGTCGCTGGAAGCAGTTCAACTTGCTCAAGTCCATTTTCAAACACTTGGTGCCGAGCCGACATGGTTCCAACCCAAAACCGAAGAAGCAAAATCCGATGATACACcctgaaaaaaagaaaaacgccAAAATCATAACTTGTCGAGAACAAACGCTGCAGAGTCTCCAAGTAATACCTTAACCAAACCAAAAGCTTAACTTCATGAATTTTGAAGGTAACAACGTAATGTTAACAACTTAATCTTGTTGTATCAACTCAAATTCGATTATACGTAAAACGACAAAGGAGAAACGGAAACAAGCAAAGGAAGATATTTACTGAGAGATAATTAGGGCTCTAAGCAAGGGGCATC
It contains:
- the LOC121234744 gene encoding nudix hydrolase 10-like isoform X2, which codes for MPLPRPAFLQLPVLVLDLLLQRLQFNGCPLLRALIISQVYHRILLLRFWVGTMSARHQVFENGLEQVELLPATNDDHGGVIVEMEGAMGSEVFATLLRASVSEWRRQGKKGVWIKLPIGLANLVEPAVKEGFCYHHAEPDYLMLVYWIPDTSSTIPLNASHRVGIGAIVLNDKRELLVVQEKSGIFQDTGVWKIPTRVVEEGENLFMAAKREVKEETGIDTEFQEILAFRQSHKVFFQKSDLFFICMMRPLSFDIEKQELEIAAAQWMPLEEYADQPSTQKHKIFKCIAELCSAKMQGDYTGLSHLRITSAFNNNFSYLYLNSRDLNVSSNSSDQS
- the LOC121234744 gene encoding nudix hydrolase 10-like isoform X1, whose translation is MPLPRPAFLQLPVLVLDLLLQRLQFNGCPLLRALIISQVYHRILLLRFWVGTMSARHQVFENGLEQVELLPATNDDHGGVIVEMEGAMGSEVFATLLRASVSEWRRQGKKGVWIKLPIGLANLVEPAVKEGFCYHHAEPDYLMLVYWIPDTSSTIPLNASHRVGIGAIVLNDKRELLVVQEKSGIFQDTGVWKIPTRVVEEELFNLQGENLFMAAKREVKEETGIDTEFQEILAFRQSHKVFFQKSDLFFICMMRPLSFDIEKQELEIAAAQWMPLEEYADQPSTQKHKIFKCIAELCSAKMQGDYTGLSHLRITSAFNNNFSYLYLNSRDLNVSSNSSDQS